A single Vigna radiata var. radiata cultivar VC1973A chromosome 8, Vradiata_ver6, whole genome shotgun sequence DNA region contains:
- the LOC106770374 gene encoding uncharacterized protein LOC106770374 — translation MDNYPFLDSQINYDFMSEFSSFLNEVSEGDCTDKFCTDEIFPSCADLIKWVQNIAFKLGFVFVIIRSNTTTCEPERKTFVVLGYERSEKYRKYKPDVQPSVSSTRKCEYPFRLRGKPKGHSWVLKVMCGYHNHELAETLVGHPFAGSLNAVEQSILVDMTKSQVKPSNILLTLKKHNEDNIMTIKQIYNAR, via the coding sequence ATGGATAACTATCCATTTTTGGATTCTCAaatcaattatgattttatgtcggaattttcttcttttttgaatGAAGTCAGTGAGGGTGATTGCACAGATAAGTTTTGCACTGATGAAATATTTCCATCATGTGCCGATTTGATCAAATGGGTTCAAAATATTGCATTCAAGCTTGGATTTGTTTTTGTGATTATAAGATCTAACACAACAACTTGTGAACCTGAAAGAAAGACATTCGTTGTGTTAGGTTATGAAAGGAGTGAGAAGTATAGGAAGTATAAGCCAGATGTTCAACCTAGTGTATCTAGCACAAGAAAATGTGAGTACCCGTTTAGGTTGAGGGGTAAACCTAAAGGACACAGTTGGGTGTTAAAGGTTATGTGCGGCTATCACAACCATGAATTAGCAGAGACTTTGGTTGGTCATCCTTTTGCGGGGAGTTTAAATGCTGTTGAACAGTCAATTCTTGTTGACATGACTAAGAGTCAAGTTAAGCcctcaaatattcttttgactcttaaaaaacataatgaaGATAACATCATgactataaaacaaatatataacgcGAGATAA